The Tenebrio molitor chromosome 5, icTenMoli1.1, whole genome shotgun sequence genome segment ATTTACGTATACGTTGAATTTActaaaaacagttttattgtttatatctttttaaatattttacgaaTGGATCTACatcattttatatttgttttaaagTTACCAAAAATACTTTTGTATCAAGTAAGTACAAAACCAATTGTTAAATTTCGaatgaatatttttgtaaattattgttgttaGAAATAAGTTAATTGATCAAAATTGAAAGCATGAATTTTTTCAGAGTTGGGTATATTACTTGTAAGAACAGGAGAATTactttttagtgtttttataatttgaaatCACATAACATTAACAGgtaaaaattacttttcaatacgatttaaattttataaaaacaattttatagaAATGATTAGGCGCATTTTTATATACTATTATagacttttttattattaatttgtaattatgtaaaaACTGAATATTTTACGTGTTAGTTTgtcattcaaaataattattagcCAGAGTTTTaactcattaaaatatacaatatttacagaagtgaaaagttgattattttattttccacaaaCAAATTAACGAATATACATAGGTGTAGCTCAGGTACCCAACTTTGTCGTCTTAGTGGATTATTGCCTTAATGGAAGTGGGTATTTAATAACtctgtttttttcttgaaGTTATATCAATATATAGATAAcgatataatttttaaaaaaagtcaaacTGCTTTTTTATGATCCAGATTTTGAAAGACAGATGGACAGATCCACGATCACAACTGAGATGTTCCCAACTTCACTATTACTGAATTTCTGTTACGCCACTGACTAGGATCGAACACGTACAAATAGTACAAATACGGATTATGCGGTGTACTTCTTACAAACATTCCGTAAACATAATATTATTTTCGTTCGTGTTTACTAGGTTAGCGATGaccgaaaataattttgaaaaggttTGTCGTATTTGCATCAAAGAAGCGAGTGAGAGTGTACATTTATTTGATACAAAACTATCAGACAGTGGCACTTTTGTTGTTGATTTTTTACGTCAAATCACAAACTTGGAGGTTAGGTCGTTGTTGACAAACAATTTCGATAATAAATTCTGAAACATTTCAGATTTTAGAAACAGACGGtttgtcaaatattttgtgCATTGCATGTCTTCAAAAACTATGTAACGCATTCGAATTGGTTCAGATGTGTATTTCTTCAGACATCATCTTGAGGAACACTGCCAAAGATGAGTTTACTGAAATCTTAGAGATAAACTGTGACTCAAAAGATCAAAACGATGACTCGTTAAAATCAGAAGAGAGCGTTACAGAGGATGAACCAGAAGAAAACACAAATTTGCCAAAAAGTGTTAAATATGCATGTGACATttgcaacatattttttaataacaaaactaAATATAATAAACACAAAAAGACACATGATGATAGCAATCCATTCAAATGCAATGAATGTTCACAgacgttttcaaaaaaattgcatctaAATGTTCATCTAAGATCACACACTAAAGATGAAGATAAAAAGTTTATCTGCAAAAGTTGTAATAAGCAGTTTATGTATGAATATCAGTTAAAACAACATGAGTACAAACACACAGATGAAAAACCTTATCCATGCAAGTTTTGCAGCAAAGGTACATTAGGTAAAAAGGAAAATGAAGATTAATAAATGGTTATGGTTTTTAGGATGTCTCACTGCTGAAAGTCTGAAAAGACACATGAAGATACATGACAAGAATTATGTTAAAAAGAAACATTCttgtcaaatttgttttcaGGAGTTTGCATATCCCAGTTTTTTAGCAGAGCATATGAAAAATCACACTGGAGAAAAACCACATTTGTGTTCAATTTGTGGCAAGGGTTTCCGCCAAAGCGGTGCTCTACACTACCACCAAAGAGTACACACGGGTTACAAGCCatttgtttgtaaaatttgcaaCGGAAATTTCATGTCTCAAAGTGTCTTAAAAGTTCATATGAGAAAACATACAAATGAAAGGCCTTATGTGTGTCACATCTGTGGAATGGCATTTAGGCAGTCCACAGATTTAAAGAGCCACCAAAGAACCCACACTGGGGACAAACCAGTTTTATGTACAATATGCGGAAAGCGCATGTCAACTACAGGTAAACCTACGTTAGAGTTTGATTGTGTAACTATCagggttttttttaaatttcacctcaaagtaggcgttgaagattCTACTGTGAACCaacactcgtgtaaaaacaggaccgtatcacgacaccgttcCCGTTAACCAGAGTCGTGATTAAAGTAAGcataaaacgatatagatttatgcaattataacccgctagaaagagatgaattcgtcaccaaggtaattaatgattaaatttaataagggtgtcgtgatacggcccataaaatttaaacagctgatccgtaatccatatagtgcgttcacaattgactcttcTACGCCTgctttgaggtgaaatttaaaaaaacacgcCATACATTCCCGGtagtattttttgtatttttatttttgttatttacagGTCAGTTAACTATTCACATAAGATCTCATACTGGAGAAAAACCATTTGCGTGTTCTTGTTGCTCTAAAGCCTTCACAACCAAGACGATGTTGGTGAAACATGAACGAATCCACACGGGCGAGCGACCCTACGTGTGTGACATTTGCGGTAGAGCCTTCAATCAAAGCAGTACCTTGAGAACACATCGAAACACTCATCAAAACAACAAGAAGAGAAAGAAAAGTGAAAGGCAGAAAGAAAAATCGAGCACAAATGAAGTTAGTGTAGAAAAAGACTACACTAGCGCCAGTTGTGTTATATACAAAAATGATATTGTCAACCTGGGAACTGAGATTGTTGCTGAGGAGTTCATGAGTGATAGTGTACAAGACATTGAAGTTAAGAGTACTGACGGGAGTGTAAAGACACAATTCACAGTTATTTTGCCAGCACCTATACCGCTCTTACAAAATCTCTAATGTATTACATACAtaactacaaaaaatagtttgtaaataaaattttcacctaATATAATAACTTGGcagttttttgtaaatttgcgAACAGTTTTCGTCGTAATTAATATCACTTTTTCCCATTTGGATCAACTGCAAGCACGTCACTGGAATTCAGCAGCCATATTCGTTTCGTTTAGATATTGGTTTCTTAAgtataaaaatgaatctaCATATGTATATGTGTGCAAATGCTTTTTAACAGTCAAAATTAGTTGTAGTAAACGTAAATAGTTGATACTGGGCTTGAGTAATTTTCGTAATATTGTTTGTGTCCGAATTTTAATGAGCCTTGATCCTTGATGTTTTGGGTTATGCGGTGTACTTAATCAGGTGTTATGTtgattgtttataaaaaaattctaacgCGGTCCAAACAGgcttaaatttgattttgaaatgtccaaaataaaagttaggatgagaaaaataaatctcaATAAAGTCTGCCGAGCTTGCTTAACCGAACGTGGCCACTTAcgagaaatattttcaacaaaactCCCCAAAATGATGGAGAGTTGTGCAGTAATACAGGTAAATAAAATGAACTATGATGAAATAAAGAGGGTAAATGCTTGATTTTTAGGTGTCTGATGAGGATTTGTTACCGTCACACGTGTGCGTCACATGTTTCCACTTAATTGCGAAATTCTATacattcaaaaagaaaatggagaGGAGTGACAGAATCTTGAGAAACTACATAAAACAACATAAGTTGAAGCAAAAAGATATCTTAGACATAGCAATAAGCCAAGCACAAATTGAACAGTCAAACACTGATGACCTTGAAAATATCAGTGAAGAAGATGTACCCTTGAGTAAAAGACAGGTAAAGAAAAACCCCCGTCTCATGAGAAAGAGTAAAGTAAAAGCAAATAAGATAATTGATGACATCCTTAAAGATAACTCAGAACTAAGTGAGGATGTCCCAGAATCAATTAAAGTTGAAATTGAGGAATGTAATCTTAATGTGCAAAATTTGCAAAGCTTTGGGAGTGGACCCCCACCTTTAGTTCCTCTTGAGCCTGCCAAGAAAACAGACAATAATGGAAGTTCACTTATTAAGAGTTTGCCAGAAGATCCACCCCCTTTGATACCAATAAAGCCATTAATAATTGCTGATAAGGTGTTAACAAACGTAATTGAAAACCCCATTGAAATAAACTTGAAGTGCAGTACCTGCAGTCAAGAATTCAACTCACTAGGAGCCTTGAAAGATCACAAATTGAACAGTTGCAAGGAAAACATGCTGAAATGTAACATTTGTAGAAAGgaatttaaagaaagaaagcGATTAATTGGCCACTTGAAAGGTCACATGGTTGTGAAAGATTACGGTTGTAAAATTTGCGGAAAGCGTTATCCAAATCCGAGTACGTTTCGTGTTCACATGCGCACGCACACCGGCGAAAGACCCTTCAagtgtcagatatgcaataaAGGTTTTGTTAGATGGGCTGGAGTAGTGGGTCACATGAGGACCCACCAGTCTCACAAGCCTTACAAATGTGACACTTGCGGGAAAGGTTTCAAAATCTCTTCAAATCTTGAACGTCATAAAGTTTTGCATTCTGAAAGTTTGCCCTACTGTTGCAATTACTGCGGCAAGACGTTCAGTCAGTCTGACAATTTACAATTACATATCCGCACTTACCACACTAATGAGAGACCTTACCTTTGTAACGAATGTGGCAAAGGATTTGTCAGTTCTACTAGATTAAACAGGCACATGTGGGTGCACACTGGTTATAAACCTTACCGCTGCAAAACCTGTCCTAAAGCCTATTCCAACTCGAACGACTTAAAAAATCACGAAAGGAATCACTTGGGGAGTATTAGTGATGACGATAAGCCTTACGTTTGTAAAGTTTGTGAGATGAGATTTTATCACCCTTGCAGGTTGAGTAAGCACATGAAGACGCACGAAAGGCCATATTCGTGCTCTATGTGCTTTAAGAGCTTTAGTACTAGTgctttattaaataaacatttgaCAGGCAAAAAGAGCATGCACTTTGTGCAAGTGGAAGAAGTGCCACCGGAAAGTGGCgttaatgaaatatttatggaaTATTAATGTCCCCCACAAGATATTTATGAAGGATATGGCTTATATGAAGACCAAAGGTTCGATTTAACATTTGTAGATCTGAACCTAGCTTGTTTCAATATTAAGAATCACTTTGTATAAAAATGCACTTGGAGCAAGTAGACAAAGCGAGAAACAATTCTGAATGCCTACGCGAGATTATGATGGGAAGTGCCACCGCTgccgtaaaataaaatatggaaACGTCATTAATTTTTGCCTATAGCTGGATTTTGTAAAAGTAACTAAATACACGTTGATCATTCCAAATGTATaagaacatttatttttgtgcgTGCCtggcatattttttttagttataTGTGATTAGTGATGTTATCACTACTACAAATTTTACTGTTAACTGTAGTGATATTTAAAGATAATAAATCCTTTATGTGCTGGCAAAGCCTCATCAAAATGTGTAtctgtacatttttattattttaatcagTTTTCTGTAGTGTCATTGAATTAACATTACGTGATTTATAGTGAAGcaataaatgaaattacatttttttattatttagaaAGTCTACCCGGCACCTCCACCATGACTTCATAATCACCAGTTGTACAATGTCTGAAAAAACATATCTACTTATACTAATAGGACAAACATAAACCTTAATCTTCGTATTTATTCGttagaaatgaaagaaatatgAATGAGAATAAGCCCTGGCATCTCAGGACACCAACAGATTCTGCGAGAGCAAAACTTTGTGAATacgttttaaatttcaaattacataattattatgacTTTTATTTTCCGAAAGCAATTTccttaaaattcaattactATTAATAGTCCCATTTTTTGTTGCACAAGTTCAATGAAAAACAGTACATCAACatactgcaagaaaaaagaacaatgtttttaatgtacactcgtgagcaataaattttgatggtCAAGGTcgttctttgacgcaatcaaaaatgctccattgtaaagcagtcgtaaatatcataacctatcatcatgttgtatgacattaattgtcattttttttgacactttgttgacatgcgcataatcaggcagggaaattttttaaatttgtgacaatctaaccaaattttgaaatgacattgacgaccaaaatttattgctcgcgacaataattataaagagTAACATTCTTGATATAAAATACTGCCAGGAAGAAATATtatcttcatttattttttggtgccaaagaaatgttttattggaAAATCAACTAAAAACGTTTctgaatttgagaattttctcctatgtgaacggattttgataaatgtcacaacttgtcaaaacgaaacgtcaagctaattttaaagattttaagcgatttggagcctctAAGGGGctcatcgaacaaaaaaatgttgtattcaactcgttcgtgtgccaaaaaaccccaatttacacacgaactcgtcaaataaaccacTATTTATTTCACGCACGTGTGAAGAATAGTGTCATAATAGTGTGTTGACGTCTAGCGCCATCTATCACTACTTTCGATGGAAGTGTCACAAAGCTCTAGAAGCGTTCGATTGATTGTCAAAAGTTTTGTTGCAATTTTAACCTATTAAAAATAATGGGTGAAGAAATTTCAACAAACCTTTGTCGGGCGTGCTTGACCGAGTTCGGCGAGTTTCAGTCGATATTCGTTCCCGACGAAGCGACAGGGTTATCGATACATATTTCAGAAATGATAATGGCATTCGCTTCTGTACAGGTAAACCATAACACTTCAACATTTTGATGATTCttttcgtaaatttttaaatatttttcttttaggcaacatttggAGACGGTTTACCAGAACAGATTTGTTCTACATGCGCCAAAGACACAGTCAAAATGTACATGTTCAAGCTAAAATGTGAGGAATctgataaaattttacgaaaccGTCTGGGCAAAAGTCCCCTACAAGAACAATTTGTAATTGAAGAGAAACACTACGTCGAAAATAAGGACGACGTAGACGTGTACAACATAGTCATTAAGCCAGAATTAAACTCAGAAGATTCTCAAATTAATCAGGATGTGTGTGatgattttgacaattttaattcACAAGAGAAAAGTGATAGTGACATTGAtgctgaattttttgatgatGATAGAGAAAAAGAGTTCAAATGTCCACATTGTTCCAAATTATTTAACAGGCAAACTGCATTAAACCGTCATGTTAAAACTCATTCAGTTATCAAAGCATTTCAGTGTGATACTTGTGATAAGAGGTTTACTcgaaatgatttattattaaggcACAAGATAGCTCATGCCATGAAAATGGATGACCCCAAGTTTGATTATGAAGATTTTGATGATGACATCGATCAAGAAGATGACACAATTATAATCAAGACAGAGGCAGCTTTGTATCCTTGTACAGAATgtaacataatatttattaagaaGGAAGAGTTAGATGTGCACATGCAAGATCATTTGAAAAGTATGGGAGGCAtagtttgtaaaatttgtctGAAAAAATTCAGTAAACAAGCACATCTCAACAGGCATTTGAAAATTCATTCCCAAAATAAACCTCATGTGTGTCCCACCTGCAAAAAGGGATTTGTTCGAGCTGAACAATTAAACAATCACATGAACATACACTCAGGGATCAAACCTCACGTTTGTGCTATTTGTCTCAAAGGTATAgctgtttttaatttgatgtgataacaaaaacaaaagctgatcttaaaataaaaatagagtCAGACTGCATGCCTTAATCTGATGGCTGGCTGCGCCACCACGTGGCGGTTTTCGTAATTACCGGGTCATAGCTTgatatttttagtatttttcgaTTCGATTTATATTCCCCAAAGTTCAGTAAAACATATGGTTGgcttattttttaacaaaactcTTGTTACGAATATTAACGAACGAACGAAATATTACAATATTTGGTGCTGGTAAATTTTCGTGTTAGTTAGTTTTGAAGTACTGGTTTGTTCCCAGGCTTTAACCAAATATCAAACCTCAAGGATCATATGCGCACGCACAACGGAGAAAAGCCTTTCCTGTGTTCCACCTGCGGGAAAGGCTTCAATCAGTTGGGCAATCTTCGACAACATACTATTAGGCACAGCGGTATCAAAGCTCACCTTTGCAGTACGTGTGGCAACGGTTTCGCCAGCAAGGGAGAACTTTCAGCTCATCTGCGAAAGCACACAGGTAACAAATTCATCGCTTAACATGAATATTTAAGTGAAACTTTCATGACAGGTGCCCGACCGTTCGTGTGTCCCATATGCAATCACGGTTTCACGACTTCAAGTTCGTTAACGAAGCACAAGCGGATTCATTCAGGAGAAAAACCGTACGAGTGTGACGTATGTaagatgaaattttcaagGTCGGGAATTTTGGCGAGGCATAAAAGGACACATACGGGAGAAAAACCGTACGTTTGCAAGTTCTGTACAAAGGCGTTTTCACAGTCAAACGATTTGACGTCGCATTTACGTATCCACACTGGAGAGAAACCATACATTTGTGATGTGTGTGGGCAAGCCTTTAGACAGAGTTCAGCGCTGAAGACACACAAGAAGACTCACATTGATAGAAACAATATTATTGAAACGAGGAACGTTATGGGCGTCATGCATGCTCCTTTCTAGGATAATGAAAACTTAGTTATTAGCTATTTAAGTATTATTGTGGTGACGATATTGTACCAATCaattttactttattattttatttattgcaaaCTGAGGCATTTTAAATATATTAGGCGTAAAAGTAATTATctcgaaaattattttgttatttcattCTGTTGAGAAAAAACCTATTGCTGCAAATAA includes the following:
- the LOC138130268 gene encoding uncharacterized protein — protein: MSSETNKEYSVKWKNHLTHIQKSFDYLLNSNELTDVTLHCEGKKIGAHKILLSACSTYFRDTFKDVPCQHPVIILYGVEYNVLSDILHFIYNGEVSVDTSKLDSFLKTAQLLQISGLTEDSGDRITSESEQPTDTQALDHETEQTSVEPVASSVNEDAKRGVKRPKVKEADTSRDKIVRQDSDTLFISDVKCEPSELVNFEDPLEDPLLQTEPPNEQKFYGTSAGQNTGEEEFKLSDNILYKRDTAFENNTISVSKQSIYAIEAAGRKTNKRKTTTMQKKRSRCYICTGNDNKYRTKCDICHKHICNVHSVCETNTFCIYCEDLARKGGRSLCLNGYKYLIDKRDHTNSRVYWRCHKYKNARIEHVQIVQIRIMRCTSYKHSVNIILFSFVFTRLAMTENNFEKVCRICIKEASESVHLFDTKLSDSGTFVVDFLRQITNLEILETDGLSNILCIACLQKLCNAFELVQMCISSDIILRNTAKDEFTEILEINCDSKDQNDDSLKSEESVTEDEPEENTNLPKSVKYACDICNIFFNNKTKYNKHKKTHDDSNPFKCNECSQTFSKKLHLNVHLRSHTKDEDKKFICKSCNKQFMYEYQLKQHEYKHTDEKPYPCKFCSKGCLTAESLKRHMKIHDKNYVKKKHSCQICFQEFAYPSFLAEHMKNHTGEKPHLCSICGKGFRQSGALHYHQRVHTGYKPFVCKICNGNFMSQSVLKVHMRKHTNERPYVCHICGMAFRQSTDLKSHQRTHTGDKPVLCTICGKRMSTTGQLTIHIRSHTGEKPFACSCCSKAFTTKTMLVKHERIHTGERPYVCDICGRAFNQSSTLRTHRNTHQNNKKRKKSERQKEKSSTNEVSVEKDYTSASCVIYKNDIVNLGTEIVAEEFMSDSVQDIEVKSTDGSVKTQFTVILPAPIPLLQNL
- the LOC138130269 gene encoding zinc finger protein 11-like, with translation MSKIKVRMRKINLNKVCRACLTERGHLREIFSTKLPKMMESCAVIQVSDEDLLPSHVCVTCFHLIAKFYTFKKKMERSDRILRNYIKQHKLKQKDILDIAISQAQIEQSNTDDLENISEEDVPLSKRQVKKNPRLMRKSKVKANKIIDDILKDNSELSEDVPESIKVEIEECNLNVQNLQSFGSGPPPLVPLEPAKKTDNNGSSLIKSLPEDPPPLIPIKPLIIADKVLTNVIENPIEINLKCSTCSQEFNSLGALKDHKLNSCKENMLKCNICRKEFKERKRLIGHLKGHMVVKDYGCKICGKRYPNPSTFRVHMRTHTGERPFKCQICNKGFVRWAGVVGHMRTHQSHKPYKCDTCGKGFKISSNLERHKVLHSESLPYCCNYCGKTFSQSDNLQLHIRTYHTNERPYLCNECGKGFVSSTRLNRHMWVHTGYKPYRCKTCPKAYSNSNDLKNHERNHLGSISDDDKPYVCKVCEMRFYHPCRLSKHMKTHERPYSCSMCFKSFSTSALLNKHLTGKKSMHFVQVEEVPPESGVNEIFMEYKRSIDCQKFCCNFNLLKIMGEEISTNLCRACLTEFGEFQSIFVPDEATGLSIHISEMIMAFASVQATFGDGLPEQICSTCAKDTVKMYMFKLKCEESDKILRNRLGKSPLQEQFVIEEKHYVENKDDVDVYNIVIKPELNSEDSQINQDVCDDFDNFNSQEKSDSDIDAEFFDDDREKEFKCPHCSKLFNRQTALNRHVKTHSVIKAFQCDTCDKRFTRNDLLLRHKIAHAMKMDDPKFDYEDFDDDIDQEDDTIIIKTEAALYPCTECNIIFIKKEELDVHMQDHLKSMGGIVCKICLKKFSKQAHLNRHLKIHSQNKPHVCPTCKKGFVRAEQLNNHMNIHSGIKPHVCAICLKGFNQISNLKDHMRTHNGEKPFLCSTCGKGFNQLGNLRQHTIRHSGIKAHLCSTCGNGFASKGELSAHLRKHTGARPFVCPICNHGFTTSSSLTKHKRIHSGEKPYECDVCKMKFSRSGILARHKRTHTGEKPYVCKFCTKAFSQSNDLTSHLRIHTGEKPYICDVCGQAFRQSSALKTHKKTHIDRNNIIETRNVMGVMHAPF